One stretch of Planococcus sp. PAMC 21323 DNA includes these proteins:
- the map gene encoding type I methionyl aminopeptidase, with translation MIATTEKDIEMLKKAGQMVAEIREKMKAATKAGVTTKEIDELGGKLFAELGGVSGPKSEYDFPGYTCISVNEEVAHGIPGNRVIRDGDIVNIDVSGSYEGYFSDTGISFVVGEGHDEKEKICAAAASAFDRAMTKVKAGAKLNQIGKAVEREAKEQGLFVIKNLTGHGIGKSLHEAPQHILNYYDAWETTILKEGMVLAVEPFISQKSEHIIESGDGWTFITPDQSLVAQIEHTVLVTKGEPILLTKLDN, from the coding sequence ATGATTGCAACTACTGAAAAAGATATTGAAATGTTAAAAAAAGCTGGCCAAATGGTCGCTGAAATTCGAGAAAAGATGAAAGCTGCAACAAAGGCTGGAGTCACTACAAAAGAAATTGATGAATTGGGCGGTAAATTATTTGCAGAACTTGGTGGCGTATCTGGACCGAAATCAGAATATGATTTTCCGGGATATACATGCATCAGCGTCAATGAAGAAGTGGCTCACGGCATTCCAGGGAATCGTGTAATCCGAGACGGAGATATCGTGAATATTGATGTTTCTGGTTCATACGAAGGATACTTTTCCGATACAGGAATTTCGTTTGTAGTCGGTGAAGGTCATGACGAGAAAGAAAAAATTTGTGCCGCAGCAGCATCTGCTTTTGATCGTGCAATGACGAAAGTTAAAGCAGGAGCAAAACTTAACCAAATTGGTAAAGCAGTTGAACGCGAAGCAAAAGAGCAAGGCTTGTTCGTGATCAAGAACTTGACGGGACATGGCATTGGTAAATCGCTTCACGAGGCCCCTCAGCATATTCTAAATTATTACGATGCCTGGGAAACAACGATATTAAAAGAAGGCATGGTACTAGCAGTAGAGCCTTTTATCTCTCAAAAATCAGAACATATTATTGAGTCAGGTGATGGCTGGACATTTATTACACCAGATCAATCGTTAGTTGCACAAATCGAGCATACCGTTCTTGTCACAAAAGGTGAGCCGATTTTGCTAACAAAATTGGACAACTAA
- the thiT gene encoding energy-coupled thiamine transporter ThiT, producing MRNKKVLLMMEIAIFAALGFVLDFISFKMPQGGSVSLVMIPIVLIAFRRGVGAGVLTGLLVGLLQIVSGFISVTPLSFGFVVMQVILDYLLAYGVVGLAGVMRAKYLHHAESKQTRKMLIAIVSGVLIASVLRYIVHVVTGILFFGMFAEGNVVIYSAVYNATYMIPVFLLAAFVCSALFAAAPKLVNAEA from the coding sequence ATGAGAAACAAAAAAGTATTATTAATGATGGAAATCGCAATTTTTGCAGCTCTTGGATTTGTTTTAGATTTTATATCGTTCAAGATGCCACAAGGTGGTTCAGTTAGTTTAGTAATGATTCCAATTGTCTTAATCGCTTTTAGAAGAGGAGTTGGAGCAGGTGTTTTAACTGGCCTATTGGTCGGCTTACTACAAATTGTTTCTGGCTTTATCTCAGTAACTCCTTTATCGTTTGGTTTTGTTGTTATGCAAGTGATATTAGATTATCTATTAGCATACGGCGTAGTAGGACTAGCTGGCGTTATGCGTGCAAAATATTTGCACCATGCGGAATCGAAACAAACAAGAAAGATGCTTATCGCTATTGTGTCGGGTGTTCTCATAGCATCGGTATTGCGTTATATCGTACATGTAGTCACAGGAATACTGTTCTTCGGCATGTTTGCTGAAGGCAATGTGGTGATTTACTCTGCTGTTTACAATGCCACGTATATGATTCCTGTATTTTTACTTGCAGCCTTTGTGTGTTCAGCGCTTTTTGCAGCTGCTCCGAAATTGGTGAATGCAGAAGCTTAA
- a CDS encoding tryptophan-rich sensory protein, translating into MIRVLLMTIAFIAVVVMNTLANTLPLNGQTTGELSNRLSVLFTPAGYVFSIWGIIYLLLAVWIIAFWVRLRKGQSPSYTTALMFTLSCVFNISWLLLWHYEFFASSIIAMLGYLIALIFLYLQYGNSEKSLTERLPISINLGWISVATIANISFVLTYYNWSGWGLSDQLWTVIMLTVATALALHIRFHHMDIPFALVFIWAFIGIAIKHGTDEMLVTTASLFLSGVILTGILLIKKRTLMN; encoded by the coding sequence ATGATCCGTGTTTTACTTATGACAATTGCATTTATTGCTGTAGTTGTTATGAATACTTTAGCAAACACCTTGCCATTAAATGGCCAAACTACAGGCGAACTGTCTAATCGACTTTCGGTCCTGTTTACGCCTGCCGGTTATGTATTTTCAATTTGGGGCATCATCTATCTTTTGTTAGCTGTTTGGATCATTGCATTCTGGGTGCGCTTACGTAAGGGACAATCTCCTTCATATACCACTGCCCTGATGTTCACATTAAGTTGTGTCTTTAATATCAGTTGGCTACTATTGTGGCATTACGAGTTTTTTGCCTCATCAATCATTGCAATGCTAGGCTATTTAATTGCCTTGATCTTCCTATATTTACAATATGGAAATTCAGAAAAATCGTTAACTGAGCGCCTACCAATTTCGATTAATTTAGGATGGATCAGCGTAGCAACTATTGCCAATATCAGTTTCGTTTTAACTTATTATAATTGGAGTGGCTGGGGTTTGAGTGATCAATTATGGACAGTCATTATGTTAACTGTCGCCACCGCACTTGCTTTGCATATTCGCTTTCATCATATGGACATTCCTTTTGCTTTAGTCTTTATTTGGGCATTTATCGGAATTGCTATCAAACATGGAACTGATGAAATGTTAGTAACAACTGCTTCTCTTTTTTTAAGTGGTGTAATTTTAACAGGTATTTTGCTCATAAAAAAACGAACATTAATGAATTAA